In Phoenix dactylifera cultivar Barhee BC4 chromosome 11, palm_55x_up_171113_PBpolish2nd_filt_p, whole genome shotgun sequence, the following are encoded in one genomic region:
- the LOC120112494 gene encoding F-box/kelch-repeat protein At1g55270-like isoform X2, whose amino-acid sequence MPVPHQTPKRTLKLNLSHRFRPWYLDGSGRYSFLPESGHLAFLSEVDSVSCYCRVDAGLKTVVGARKFVPGTKLCLQPDIKPNGPRMRNSRRERCRNQAPLLPGLPDDLAIACLIRVPRAEHPNLRLVCKRWNRLLSGNYFYSLRKKLGMVEEWVYVIKRDRDGKISWHAFDPIYQLWKPLPPVPAEYSEALGFGCAVLSGCYLYLFGGKDQLRGSMRRVVFYNARTNKWNRAPDMLRKRHFFGSCVINNCLYVAGGECEGIHRNLRSAEVYDPNKNRWTFIGEMNTGMVPLIGVVFDGNWFLKGLDSHRQVVSEVYVPTTNTWSPVNDGMVTGWRNPSISFNGRLYASDCRDGCKLRVYDGATDSWNKFMDSKHHLGNSRAFEAAAFVSLNGKLCIIHNNMSITVIDVSNPGKNIETISAHLWETVAGKGHLKTFVANLWSSIAGRSGLKSHIVHCQVLQL is encoded by the coding sequence GTTGATTCCGTGTCCTGTTATTGTCGAGTAGATGCAGGCTTGAAAACTGTTGTaggagctagaaaatttgttcctGGAACGAAGCTATGTCTCCAACCTGATATTAAACCTAATGGGCCCAGGATGAGGAATTCACGCAGGGAACGTTGCAGAAACCAGGCACCACTCTTGCCTGGTCTTCCTGATGATCTTGCTATTGCTTGTCTGATCCGTGTTCCTCGAGCTGAGCACCCAAACCTTCGATTAGTTTGTAAAAGATGGAACCGCCTTTTGTCTGGAAACTACTTTTACTCCCTTAGGAAAAAGCTTGGGATGGTAGAGGAATGGGTTTATGTGATTAAGAGAGACCGTGATGGGAAAATATCTTGGCATGCTTTTGATCCCATCTATCAGCTCTGGAAGCCACTTCCCCCTGTTCCTGCAGAGTATTCTGAAGCACTTGGCTTTGGTTGTGCTGTTCTAAGCGGCTGCTACCTTTACTTATTTGGAGGTAAAGATCAACTGAGGGGCTCTATGAGGCGTGTTGTCTTCTATAATGCCCGAACAAACAAATGGAATCGAGCTCCAGATATGCTACGAAAACGCCATTTTTTTGGTTCGTGTGTCATAAATAATTGCCTCTATGTTGCTGGCGGAGAATGTGAAGGGATCCACAGAAACTTGCGTTCAGCTGAGGTATATGATCCTAACAAGAACAGATGGACCTTCATTGGTGAAATGAACACTGGAATGGTACCACTTATTGGGGTTGTTTTTGATGGAAATTGGTTCCTGAAAGGGCTTGATTCTCACCGTCAGGTTGTAAGTGAAGTATATGTACCCACAACAAATACGTGGTCCCCGGTTAATGATGGAATGGTTACAGGATGGCGAAACCCAAGCATTTCATTCAATGGGAGGCTTTATGCCTCGGATTGCAGGGATGGATGCAAGCTTAGAGTCTATGATGGGGCTACAGATTCGTGGAACAAGTTCATGGATAGCAAACATCATCTAGGCAACTCTCGTGCCTTTGAGGCTGCAGCTTTTGTATCTCTCAATGGTAAGCTCTGCATCATCCACAACAACATGAGCATCACTGTCATCGACGTATCAAATCCAGGAAAGAACATAGAGACTATCAGTGCTCATTTGTGGGAGACTGTTGCTGGGAAAGGCCATTTAAAGACTTTTGTGGCAAATTTATGGTCAAGCATTGCAGGTCGTAGTGGGTTGAAGAGCCACATTGTTCACTGTCAAGTGCTTCAACTCTGA
- the LOC120112494 gene encoding F-box/kelch-repeat protein At1g55270-like isoform X4, protein MDRVDSVSCYCRVDAGLKTVVGARKFVPGTKLCLQPDIKPNGPRMRNSRRERCRNQAPLLPGLPDDLAIACLIRVPRAEHPNLRLVCKRWNRLLSGNYFYSLRKKLGMVEEWVYVIKRDRDGKISWHAFDPIYQLWKPLPPVPAEYSEALGFGCAVLSGCYLYLFGGKDQLRGSMRRVVFYNARTNKWNRAPDMLRKRHFFGSCVINNCLYVAGGECEGIHRNLRSAEVYDPNKNRWTFIGEMNTGMVPLIGVVFDGNWFLKGLDSHRQVVSEVYVPTTNTWSPVNDGMVTGWRNPSISFNGRLYASDCRDGCKLRVYDGATDSWNKFMDSKHHLGNSRAFEAAAFVSLNGKLCIIHNNMSITVIDVSNPGKNIETISAHLWETVAGKGHLKTFVANLWSSIAGRSGLKSHIVHCQVLQL, encoded by the coding sequence GTTGATTCCGTGTCCTGTTATTGTCGAGTAGATGCAGGCTTGAAAACTGTTGTaggagctagaaaatttgttcctGGAACGAAGCTATGTCTCCAACCTGATATTAAACCTAATGGGCCCAGGATGAGGAATTCACGCAGGGAACGTTGCAGAAACCAGGCACCACTCTTGCCTGGTCTTCCTGATGATCTTGCTATTGCTTGTCTGATCCGTGTTCCTCGAGCTGAGCACCCAAACCTTCGATTAGTTTGTAAAAGATGGAACCGCCTTTTGTCTGGAAACTACTTTTACTCCCTTAGGAAAAAGCTTGGGATGGTAGAGGAATGGGTTTATGTGATTAAGAGAGACCGTGATGGGAAAATATCTTGGCATGCTTTTGATCCCATCTATCAGCTCTGGAAGCCACTTCCCCCTGTTCCTGCAGAGTATTCTGAAGCACTTGGCTTTGGTTGTGCTGTTCTAAGCGGCTGCTACCTTTACTTATTTGGAGGTAAAGATCAACTGAGGGGCTCTATGAGGCGTGTTGTCTTCTATAATGCCCGAACAAACAAATGGAATCGAGCTCCAGATATGCTACGAAAACGCCATTTTTTTGGTTCGTGTGTCATAAATAATTGCCTCTATGTTGCTGGCGGAGAATGTGAAGGGATCCACAGAAACTTGCGTTCAGCTGAGGTATATGATCCTAACAAGAACAGATGGACCTTCATTGGTGAAATGAACACTGGAATGGTACCACTTATTGGGGTTGTTTTTGATGGAAATTGGTTCCTGAAAGGGCTTGATTCTCACCGTCAGGTTGTAAGTGAAGTATATGTACCCACAACAAATACGTGGTCCCCGGTTAATGATGGAATGGTTACAGGATGGCGAAACCCAAGCATTTCATTCAATGGGAGGCTTTATGCCTCGGATTGCAGGGATGGATGCAAGCTTAGAGTCTATGATGGGGCTACAGATTCGTGGAACAAGTTCATGGATAGCAAACATCATCTAGGCAACTCTCGTGCCTTTGAGGCTGCAGCTTTTGTATCTCTCAATGGTAAGCTCTGCATCATCCACAACAACATGAGCATCACTGTCATCGACGTATCAAATCCAGGAAAGAACATAGAGACTATCAGTGCTCATTTGTGGGAGACTGTTGCTGGGAAAGGCCATTTAAAGACTTTTGTGGCAAATTTATGGTCAAGCATTGCAGGTCGTAGTGGGTTGAAGAGCCACATTGTTCACTGTCAAGTGCTTCAACTCTGA
- the LOC120112494 gene encoding F-box/kelch-repeat protein At1g55270-like isoform X3 produces MEAAATAEASPSAHRGVRLQAPLVDSVSCYCRVDAGLKTVVGARKFVPGTKLCLQPDIKPNGPRMRNSRRERCRNQAPLLPGLPDDLAIACLIRVPRAEHPNLRLVCKRWNRLLSGNYFYSLRKKLGMVEEWVYVIKRDRDGKISWHAFDPIYQLWKPLPPVPAEYSEALGFGCAVLSGCYLYLFGGKDQLRGSMRRVVFYNARTNKWNRAPDMLRKRHFFGSCVINNCLYVAGGECEGIHRNLRSAEVYDPNKNRWTFIGEMNTGMVPLIGVVFDGNWFLKGLDSHRQVVSEVYVPTTNTWSPVNDGMVTGWRNPSISFNGRLYASDCRDGCKLRVYDGATDSWNKFMDSKHHLGNSRAFEAAAFVSLNGKLCIIHNNMSITVIDVSNPGKNIETISAHLWETVAGKGHLKTFVANLWSSIAGRSGLKSHIVHCQVLQL; encoded by the coding sequence GTTGATTCCGTGTCCTGTTATTGTCGAGTAGATGCAGGCTTGAAAACTGTTGTaggagctagaaaatttgttcctGGAACGAAGCTATGTCTCCAACCTGATATTAAACCTAATGGGCCCAGGATGAGGAATTCACGCAGGGAACGTTGCAGAAACCAGGCACCACTCTTGCCTGGTCTTCCTGATGATCTTGCTATTGCTTGTCTGATCCGTGTTCCTCGAGCTGAGCACCCAAACCTTCGATTAGTTTGTAAAAGATGGAACCGCCTTTTGTCTGGAAACTACTTTTACTCCCTTAGGAAAAAGCTTGGGATGGTAGAGGAATGGGTTTATGTGATTAAGAGAGACCGTGATGGGAAAATATCTTGGCATGCTTTTGATCCCATCTATCAGCTCTGGAAGCCACTTCCCCCTGTTCCTGCAGAGTATTCTGAAGCACTTGGCTTTGGTTGTGCTGTTCTAAGCGGCTGCTACCTTTACTTATTTGGAGGTAAAGATCAACTGAGGGGCTCTATGAGGCGTGTTGTCTTCTATAATGCCCGAACAAACAAATGGAATCGAGCTCCAGATATGCTACGAAAACGCCATTTTTTTGGTTCGTGTGTCATAAATAATTGCCTCTATGTTGCTGGCGGAGAATGTGAAGGGATCCACAGAAACTTGCGTTCAGCTGAGGTATATGATCCTAACAAGAACAGATGGACCTTCATTGGTGAAATGAACACTGGAATGGTACCACTTATTGGGGTTGTTTTTGATGGAAATTGGTTCCTGAAAGGGCTTGATTCTCACCGTCAGGTTGTAAGTGAAGTATATGTACCCACAACAAATACGTGGTCCCCGGTTAATGATGGAATGGTTACAGGATGGCGAAACCCAAGCATTTCATTCAATGGGAGGCTTTATGCCTCGGATTGCAGGGATGGATGCAAGCTTAGAGTCTATGATGGGGCTACAGATTCGTGGAACAAGTTCATGGATAGCAAACATCATCTAGGCAACTCTCGTGCCTTTGAGGCTGCAGCTTTTGTATCTCTCAATGGTAAGCTCTGCATCATCCACAACAACATGAGCATCACTGTCATCGACGTATCAAATCCAGGAAAGAACATAGAGACTATCAGTGCTCATTTGTGGGAGACTGTTGCTGGGAAAGGCCATTTAAAGACTTTTGTGGCAAATTTATGGTCAAGCATTGCAGGTCGTAGTGGGTTGAAGAGCCACATTGTTCACTGTCAAGTGCTTCAACTCTGA